The following proteins are co-located in the Apis mellifera strain DH4 linkage group LG9, Amel_HAv3.1, whole genome shotgun sequence genome:
- the LOC411326 gene encoding probable WRKY transcription factor protein 1 isoform X1 — protein MQIFSVNETTVRRTHICILHLFRKNMEYINKLLHRAVAIPARTSISPSPSPLPSPTSPSGADNSVSKSAEHEVKVRFAREFADVGSITYTNPESLSSSSSFQSLNSTLSTKSSSGICPDSVPSSPQNNSYVNSNISGLDDLITGCATIHLNSEDEHSFSTLENSQDFSQDQTFASATDELTANDTKNLANEISLTDDFQKSVEIVENNLETHEFVDSPINTTQNIQERSLLGTVCIREPLPVAIVSNRRNSFIQIDIERSPKNNNNLNNHQANNTFNGDDEASLSQCHNTEEESNLNSTFVCLSPSKEITDVTKEEEGSSILKNNSNEDHSLPVDFVPYNIVNSVCNSTSVFAEYGEEPSLPSIPTFSSLLTNSESSKLNVSDTQEVEDNVKNSSTNNSNVTINISSHTEVTNSIQKLENKNNNLTESNSPNFSNNVVSDEQICLDNISFVESKTPEVEENLTKDICQEIENNDIVKNINLSSAKEDSFEVNDIVLQKKKEGTIISDDCSDKKNVNDSNQTNVINFSIKEENQEIEEHGSSEEKLDTTIILQDVSLSLETVSEVEQYTDFKPQRQSTSLDTFNIEQPNFEELKSAAEQVANDIFQSSLECSEDNNPFVSATSEIFQDPTSFDFLTNYDNKKTINRFRTDSLYVKFDPLVADTSMLPQGNTQSINEEQNGKSENISENIDISKRNPAIAAIDRLLFYSPVSTKMTQKTNEIQEKIAIKEESVEESKSDTSLIIDINMSKELELVRTTVLQLEKELEKQKKEYEAELEKQKNENFSFQEKINKLQAQIAQEIKSKSQMTVVVEEYEKSISRLLTEKERDRTNFEQEKAKLQEELQVANVHLNNTEAAFNDVHQKYERLKGVVSTCKSNETLLKESIQENMETIKCLETRYDQLKNHAMTELEKANFELDAIRKQHEDETVKLHAMLRKAELKSNSLAELVEQKTKENKELTQILDEVIARVGHQNAE, from the exons ATGCAAATTTTCTCAGTGAACGAAACGACTGTCCGTCGAACGCATATCTGTATTTTACATttgtttcgtaaaaatatgGAGTATATCAATAAGCTGCTTCATCGAGCTGTTGCGATCCCAGCAAGGACATCGATATCGCCATCACCATCACCATTGCCATCGCCCACGTCGCCG aGCGGTGCCGACAATTCCGTGTCGAAGAGTGCGGAGCATGAGGTGAAAGTTCGATTTGCTCGAGAGTTCGCTGATGTTGGATCGATCACCTACACGAATCCAGAAAGTCTATCCTCATCTAGCAGTTTTCAGAGTCTCAATAGTACTTTAAGCACAAAAAGTAGCAGCGGTATCTGTCCAGACTCTGTACCTTCGAGTCCTCAGAATAATTCTTATgtgaattcaaatatatctgGCTTGGACGATTTGATTACCGGTTGTGCGACAATACATTTGAACAGTGAGGACGAACATTCATTTAGTACACTTGAAAATTCTCAGGACTTCAGTCAGGATCAAACATTCGCATCTGCCACTGACGAATTAACAGCTAATGACACTAAAAATCTCGCAAATGAGATCTCGTTGACGGATGATTTTCAAAAGTCAGTTGAAATCGTCGAAAACAACTTAGAGACTCATGAATTTGTAGACTCACCGATTAATACTACACAGAATATCCAGGAACGATCTCTTTTAGGTACAGTTTGTATCAGAGAACCTCTTCCTGTAGCAATTGTATCAAATAGGAGAAATAGTTTTATACAAATAGATATAGAAAGATCTcctaaaaacaataataatttaaataatcatcaagccaataatacttttaatggCGATGATGAGGCTTCATTGTCACAATGTCATAATACAGAGGaagaatctaatttaaattcgacGTTTGTATGTTTATCACCCAGTAAAGAAATCACAGATGTTactaaagaagaagaaggatctagtatattaaagaataactCAAACGAAGATCATTCTTTGCCTGTGGATTTTGTACCTTATAACATTGTAAATTCTGTATGTAATTCAACTTCTGTGTTCGCGGAATATGGTGAAGAACCGTCATTACCTAGTATACCGACGTTTTCTTCCTTACTGACTAATTCAGAGTCCTCGAAATTGAATGTAAGCGATACTCAAGAAGTTGaagataatgtaaaaaattcatcgacaaataattctaacgtaacaataaatatatcttcgcATACTGAAGTGACAAATTCcattcaaaaattagaaaataaaaataataatttgacagAATCAAATTCAccgaatttttctaataatgttGTAAGCGATGAGCAAATTTgtttagataatatttcttttgttgaATCAAAAACGCCTGAAGTTGAGGAAAATTTAACTAAAGATATTTgtcaagaaattgaaaataacgatattgttaaaaatattaatctttcttcGGCAAAAGAAGATAGCTTCGAGGTAAACGATAttgttcttcaaaaaaaaaaagaaggaactaTTATCTCGGATGATtgttctgataaaaaaaatgtaaatgattCGAATCAgacaaatgtaataaatttttctataaaagaagaaaatcagGAAATAGAAGAACACGGGTCTTCCGAAGAAAAGTTAGATACTACTATTATTCTACAGGATGTTTCTTTGTCTTTGGAAACTGTATCGGAAGTAGAACAATATACGGATTTTAAACCGCAACGACAGAGCACATCATtagatacatttaatattgagCAGCCAAATTTCGAAGAACTGAAATCTGCTGCTGAACAAGTCGccaatgatatttttcaatcttcatTGGAGTGTTCAGAAGATAACAACCCCTTCGTTAGTGCAACATCTGaaa TCTTCCAAGATCCTACGAGTTTCGACTTTTTGACAAATTACGACAACAAGAAAACTATTAATCGCTTCAGAACCGATTCTTTGTATGTAAAATTTGATCCATTGGTAGCTGATACCAGTATGTTACCTCAAGGCAATACACAATCTATAAACGAGGAACAAAACGgcaaaagtgaaaatatatcagaaaatattgatatatctaAACGTAATCCTGCTATAGCAGCTATCGAtagattacttttttatagtcCTGTTTCTACAAAAATGACGCAGAAAACGAATGAAATTCAAGAGAAAATAGCAATCAAA gaAGAATCTGTAGAAGAATCGAAATCCGATACTTCacttattatcgatattaatatgaGTAAGGAATTAGAATTAGTACGGACAACTGTATtgcaattagaaaaagaattagaaaaacaaaagaaagaatatgaaGCTGAGTtagaaaagcaaaaaaatgagaatttttcttttcaagaaaaaattaataaattacaagcaCAAATAgcacaagaaataaaaagtaaatctcAAATGAC agtTGTAGTcgaagaatatgaaaaatcgatTAGTCGACTGCTCacggaaaaagaaagggatcGTACGAATTTTGAACAAGAAAAAGCAAAACTTCAAGAGGAATTACAAGTTGCAAatgttcatttaaataatacagagGCCGCTTTTAATGATGTTCATCAAAAGTATGAGAGGCTTAAAGGAGTAGTATCCACATGTAAAAGTaatgaaacattattaaaagaaagtatTCAGGAAAATATGGAAACGATAAAATGTTTGGAAACGCGATACGATCAATTGAAGAATCATGCTATGACCGAACTCGAAAA agctaattttgaattagatgCTATACGAAAACAACATGAAGATGAAACAGTAAAACTTCATGCAATGCTAAGGAAAGcagaattaaaaagtaattcatTGGCTGAATTGGTTGAACAGAaaactaaagaaaataaagaattaacgCAAATATTGGATGAAGTGATTGCCAGGGTGGGTCATCAAAATGcggaataa
- the LOC411326 gene encoding putative uncharacterized protein DDB_G0282133 isoform X2, whose product MSNPRNINGSAREGTRVVLREITASLHNCKSGADNSVSKSAEHEVKVRFAREFADVGSITYTNPESLSSSSSFQSLNSTLSTKSSSGICPDSVPSSPQNNSYVNSNISGLDDLITGCATIHLNSEDEHSFSTLENSQDFSQDQTFASATDELTANDTKNLANEISLTDDFQKSVEIVENNLETHEFVDSPINTTQNIQERSLLGTVCIREPLPVAIVSNRRNSFIQIDIERSPKNNNNLNNHQANNTFNGDDEASLSQCHNTEEESNLNSTFVCLSPSKEITDVTKEEEGSSILKNNSNEDHSLPVDFVPYNIVNSVCNSTSVFAEYGEEPSLPSIPTFSSLLTNSESSKLNVSDTQEVEDNVKNSSTNNSNVTINISSHTEVTNSIQKLENKNNNLTESNSPNFSNNVVSDEQICLDNISFVESKTPEVEENLTKDICQEIENNDIVKNINLSSAKEDSFEVNDIVLQKKKEGTIISDDCSDKKNVNDSNQTNVINFSIKEENQEIEEHGSSEEKLDTTIILQDVSLSLETVSEVEQYTDFKPQRQSTSLDTFNIEQPNFEELKSAAEQVANDIFQSSLECSEDNNPFVSATSEIFQDPTSFDFLTNYDNKKTINRFRTDSLYVKFDPLVADTSMLPQGNTQSINEEQNGKSENISENIDISKRNPAIAAIDRLLFYSPVSTKMTQKTNEIQEKIAIKEESVEESKSDTSLIIDINMSKELELVRTTVLQLEKELEKQKKEYEAELEKQKNENFSFQEKINKLQAQIAQEIKSKSQMTVVVEEYEKSISRLLTEKERDRTNFEQEKAKLQEELQVANVHLNNTEAAFNDVHQKYERLKGVVSTCKSNETLLKESIQENMETIKCLETRYDQLKNHAMTELEKANFELDAIRKQHEDETVKLHAMLRKAELKSNSLAELVEQKTKENKELTQILDEVIARVGHQNAE is encoded by the exons aGCGGTGCCGACAATTCCGTGTCGAAGAGTGCGGAGCATGAGGTGAAAGTTCGATTTGCTCGAGAGTTCGCTGATGTTGGATCGATCACCTACACGAATCCAGAAAGTCTATCCTCATCTAGCAGTTTTCAGAGTCTCAATAGTACTTTAAGCACAAAAAGTAGCAGCGGTATCTGTCCAGACTCTGTACCTTCGAGTCCTCAGAATAATTCTTATgtgaattcaaatatatctgGCTTGGACGATTTGATTACCGGTTGTGCGACAATACATTTGAACAGTGAGGACGAACATTCATTTAGTACACTTGAAAATTCTCAGGACTTCAGTCAGGATCAAACATTCGCATCTGCCACTGACGAATTAACAGCTAATGACACTAAAAATCTCGCAAATGAGATCTCGTTGACGGATGATTTTCAAAAGTCAGTTGAAATCGTCGAAAACAACTTAGAGACTCATGAATTTGTAGACTCACCGATTAATACTACACAGAATATCCAGGAACGATCTCTTTTAGGTACAGTTTGTATCAGAGAACCTCTTCCTGTAGCAATTGTATCAAATAGGAGAAATAGTTTTATACAAATAGATATAGAAAGATCTcctaaaaacaataataatttaaataatcatcaagccaataatacttttaatggCGATGATGAGGCTTCATTGTCACAATGTCATAATACAGAGGaagaatctaatttaaattcgacGTTTGTATGTTTATCACCCAGTAAAGAAATCACAGATGTTactaaagaagaagaaggatctagtatattaaagaataactCAAACGAAGATCATTCTTTGCCTGTGGATTTTGTACCTTATAACATTGTAAATTCTGTATGTAATTCAACTTCTGTGTTCGCGGAATATGGTGAAGAACCGTCATTACCTAGTATACCGACGTTTTCTTCCTTACTGACTAATTCAGAGTCCTCGAAATTGAATGTAAGCGATACTCAAGAAGTTGaagataatgtaaaaaattcatcgacaaataattctaacgtaacaataaatatatcttcgcATACTGAAGTGACAAATTCcattcaaaaattagaaaataaaaataataatttgacagAATCAAATTCAccgaatttttctaataatgttGTAAGCGATGAGCAAATTTgtttagataatatttcttttgttgaATCAAAAACGCCTGAAGTTGAGGAAAATTTAACTAAAGATATTTgtcaagaaattgaaaataacgatattgttaaaaatattaatctttcttcGGCAAAAGAAGATAGCTTCGAGGTAAACGATAttgttcttcaaaaaaaaaaagaaggaactaTTATCTCGGATGATtgttctgataaaaaaaatgtaaatgattCGAATCAgacaaatgtaataaatttttctataaaagaagaaaatcagGAAATAGAAGAACACGGGTCTTCCGAAGAAAAGTTAGATACTACTATTATTCTACAGGATGTTTCTTTGTCTTTGGAAACTGTATCGGAAGTAGAACAATATACGGATTTTAAACCGCAACGACAGAGCACATCATtagatacatttaatattgagCAGCCAAATTTCGAAGAACTGAAATCTGCTGCTGAACAAGTCGccaatgatatttttcaatcttcatTGGAGTGTTCAGAAGATAACAACCCCTTCGTTAGTGCAACATCTGaaa TCTTCCAAGATCCTACGAGTTTCGACTTTTTGACAAATTACGACAACAAGAAAACTATTAATCGCTTCAGAACCGATTCTTTGTATGTAAAATTTGATCCATTGGTAGCTGATACCAGTATGTTACCTCAAGGCAATACACAATCTATAAACGAGGAACAAAACGgcaaaagtgaaaatatatcagaaaatattgatatatctaAACGTAATCCTGCTATAGCAGCTATCGAtagattacttttttatagtcCTGTTTCTACAAAAATGACGCAGAAAACGAATGAAATTCAAGAGAAAATAGCAATCAAA gaAGAATCTGTAGAAGAATCGAAATCCGATACTTCacttattatcgatattaatatgaGTAAGGAATTAGAATTAGTACGGACAACTGTATtgcaattagaaaaagaattagaaaaacaaaagaaagaatatgaaGCTGAGTtagaaaagcaaaaaaatgagaatttttcttttcaagaaaaaattaataaattacaagcaCAAATAgcacaagaaataaaaagtaaatctcAAATGAC agtTGTAGTcgaagaatatgaaaaatcgatTAGTCGACTGCTCacggaaaaagaaagggatcGTACGAATTTTGAACAAGAAAAAGCAAAACTTCAAGAGGAATTACAAGTTGCAAatgttcatttaaataatacagagGCCGCTTTTAATGATGTTCATCAAAAGTATGAGAGGCTTAAAGGAGTAGTATCCACATGTAAAAGTaatgaaacattattaaaagaaagtatTCAGGAAAATATGGAAACGATAAAATGTTTGGAAACGCGATACGATCAATTGAAGAATCATGCTATGACCGAACTCGAAAA agctaattttgaattagatgCTATACGAAAACAACATGAAGATGAAACAGTAAAACTTCATGCAATGCTAAGGAAAGcagaattaaaaagtaattcatTGGCTGAATTGGTTGAACAGAaaactaaagaaaataaagaattaacgCAAATATTGGATGAAGTGATTGCCAGGGTGGGTCATCAAAATGcggaataa
- the LOC409010 gene encoding uncharacterized protein LOC409010: protein MDCCYSSKNGNPTTQKELPNISSPEMFDSGDEEDKKDNESFVNEIPIIVSEKLEKPSQADLIAKSDNDILAKINKLLSGVPPPPKLTICRIDCSELLLRIYENQHLFWTPCVLPEKYIQQDLNREQQKENISTNNYRHIKSTSRNLSTAFDACDPQYQSNISNNIDTVDLKNICSDNFRIKKAVPNNEQVQATTTVNKVKQESVVIVPQQSLLYFTINEKNVNTLTWPEAYYHKFHGIHYNRNKAVEEFESLTSKLCSRYIGAETQSTCTVWFSKPAPGSAKKRNLLANRNNGQSPGKRLSHLTKRRKVFSSANLQGLALNNKKLLVLNIKKPTIKKGKSPRGKSPRGKSPRGTPRSSTKKKVARRLILDGSNPLKSKIETSKRALFQSPPPSDLPGPSKLLANDSNSIRIKRALFTQNTKESDSDKSQNTEESRKRKNEEELEGPRCKWAKSLSFDCSHELHNNTVSSWDRHSSSSIIERNKSSLHEGKCELSETHRKKLLWAVAEALRDKGIGMTHPQFKQYATNLARTIKKLMPDLENKNIPRKPGSTSDRMLKLAKYHVLFVIDARPTD from the exons ATGGATTGCTGTTATTCTAGCAAAAATGGAAATCCCACAACTCAAAAAGAGCTTCCAAACATCTCTAGTCCAGAGATGTTCGATAGTGGAgatgaagaagataaaaaggataatgaatcatttgtaaatgaaatacCAATAATAGTTAgtgaaaaacttgaaaaaccTTCTCAAGCTGACTTGATTGCAAAATctgataatgatatattagcaaaaattaataaactactGAGTGGTGTACCACCACCACCTAAACTTACAATTTGTAGAATAGATTGctcagaattattattacgtatttaTGAGAATCAACATTTATTTTGGACACCATGTGTATTaccagaaaaatatatacaacaaGATCTAAATAGAGaacaacaaaaagaaaatattagtaCAAATAATTATCGTCATATCAAAAGCACATCTAGAAATTTAAGTACAGCTTTTGATGCTTGTGATCCACAATATCAAagtaatattagtaataatatagatacagtagatttaaaaaatatttgcagtgataattttagaataaagaaaGCAGTTCCTAACAATGAGCAAGTACAAGCAACTACAACTGTAAACAAGGTAAAACAAGAATCAGTTGTAATTGTACCACAACAatcattactttattttactattaatgaaaaaaatgttaatacttTGACATGGCCTGAAgcatattatcataaatttcatgGAATACA TTATAACAGAAATAAAGCAGTTGAAGAATTTGAAAGCCTTACATCAAAATTATGTAGTAGGTATATAGGAGCTGAAACTCAATCTACATGTACTGTATGGTTTTCTAAACCAGCACCAGGAAGTGCTAAAAAACGAAATCTTTTAGCTAATCGAAATAATGGTCAAAGTCCAGGAAAAAGATTAAGTCATTTAACAAAGAGACGAAAAGTATTCTCTAGTGCGAATTTACAAGGATTagctcttaataataaaaaactcttagtattaaatattaa AAAACCTACAATTAAAAAAGGCAAAAGTCCGCGAGGTAAAAGTCCACGAGGCAAAAGTCCAAGGGGAACTCCTAGAAGTTcaacaaagaaaaaagtggCTCGACGACTTATTTTAGATGGATCTAATCCATTAAAATCTAAGATTGAAACATCTAAACGCGCACTTTTTCAAAGTCCTCCTCCTTCAGATCTACCTGGTCCGAGCAAGTTACTCGCAAATGATTCAAATTCTATAAGAATTAAACGCGCACTATTTAcacaaaatacaaaagaaagtGATTCTGATAAAAGTCAAAATACTGAGGAAtcaagaaaaaggaaaaatgaagaagaattagAAGGACCACGATGTAAATGGGCAAAAAGTTTATCTTTTGACTGTTCTCATGAATTGCATAATAATACAGTATCTTCATGGGATAGACATTCATCTAGTagtataattgaaagaaataaatcatctTTGCATGAAGGAAAATGCGAACTTAGTGAAACTCATAGAAag AAATTACTCTGGGCAGTAGCAGAAGCTTTACGAGATAAAGGAATAGGTATGACTCATCcacaatttaaacaatatgcTACGAATTTAGCGCGaactattaaaaaacttatgCCTGATctcgaaaataagaatattcctCGCAAACCAGGAAGTACAAGTGATCGTATGTTGAAATTAGCAAAATATCATGTTTTGTTTGTAATTGATGCAAGACCAACTGATTGA